The following DNA comes from Marichromatium purpuratum 984.
CCCGAGGCGGAATCAATCGGACGCTCGCCACCGCGTGCCCGCTCCCGGGACGCGCTCCAGGGAGCAGCTCCACCGCGGACTCGGGCGTCCAATCCCCGAACATACCGCGACTCGCACCACCAGTGCGCGATCGATTGCTGGGACGATGATCGACGCGCCACCGCACAGGGACTGTGAAAGCCCCCACCCGTCCCCTCGGGATCGCCCGTGCGCGACCGCCCGAAACGCAACAAAAGCAACGCCTGACCAAGGACCTAATCACCAGAACAGCGATCGGGATGCCGCGCCCCGCAGGTGACGCACCGCCCGGCCACCCGATCGACGCCGGAGGCATCGATGGCCTTTTTCAAACTCAAGCTCCACTGGCAGATCCTCATCGCCCTCGTCCTGGCCATCGTGGCCGGCCTGCTGGCCGGTCGCGAGGCCGCCCTGCTCGGGGTCAGCGTCTATTCGATCTTCGACTTCATCGGGCAATTGTTCCTGAATGCCCTGAAGATGCTGATTGTACCCCTGGTGGTTTCCTCCATCATCGTCGGCGTCTCGGGCATCGGCGGCTCGCGCAACCTCGGGCGCCTGGGGGCCAAGACCATCGGCTATTACGTGCTCACCACCCTGCTGGCGGTGCTCGCCGGGTTGTTCGTGGTCAACCTGTTGCAACCCGGGGTGGTCGAGGGCTCGGCCCAGGAGGTCTTCGGCTTGAGTGCCGAGCGCGCCGGCTTCGAGGCGCAGTTCGCCGACAAGGACGCCGGCGACATCGTCGAGGTCTTCCTGCGCATGATCCCGACCAACGTGGTCGCCGCCGCCAGTGCCGGCCAGATGCTCGGACTGATCTTTTTCAGCCTGCTCTACGGCTACTATCTCACCCGTATCGAGGGCGATCACGCCAAGGTCCAGGGCGATTTCTGGAACGGCATGTTCGCGATCATGATGCGAATCACCGACCTCATCATGCGTTTCGCCCCGCTCGGCGTCTTCGCCCTGGTGGCCAAGACGGTGGCCGACTCGGGAATCGAGGTCTTCGGCCCGCTGGCGCTGTTCTTCCTCACCGTGGTCGCCGCACTCGGTATCCACTTCTTCATCACCCTGCCGCTGCTGCTGCTGCTCGCCGGCTTCAACCCGTTGCGTCACTATCAGGCGATGAGCGCCGCATTGCTCACCGCCTTCTCCACCGCCTCCTCCTCGGCCACCCTGCCGCTGACCATGGAGTCGCTGGAGAAGAACGCCGGGGTGTCCAACCGCACCACCAGCTTCGTGCTGCCGCTCGGCGCCACCGTCAACATGGACGGCACCGCGCTCTACGAGTGCGTGGCGGTCATCTTCATCGCCCAGGCCTACGGCATCGAGCTCGGGCTCGCCACCCAGATCACCGTGGTGCTGCTGGCGCTGACCACCTCGATCGGGGTGGCCGGGATCCCGGCGGCGAGCCTGGTGGCGATCTCGATCATTCTCGCCGCCGTCGGCCTGCCGCTCGAGGGCATCGGTCTGATCCTCGCCGTCGACCGCATCCTCGACATGATGCGCACCTCGGTGAACGTCTTCGGCGACTCCTGCGGCGCGGTGCTGATCGCCAAGAGCGAGGGCGAGCAGGGCATCCTCCAGGGGCCGGCACGAGGCTGACCGGCGCCCCGGCGCGAACCATCGGGACGGCGGCCGGTCGAATCCGGCGCCGTTCCCGCCAACATTCCACCCCGAGCGCATGACCTCAACCGTGTCGCAACCCACCGACGACGACGGCACCGCCCGCGCCTTTCGTTCCCGCGTCCTCCGCCCCACCGAAGGCGTGTTCCTCTTCCACCCTCGCGCCATCGAGCGACTGGTGGCCAAGCAGCTCGGTCCAGACGGCTATGAGGGCTCCATCCCCGAGCCAAGCTATGCGCTGATGCCCT
Coding sequences within:
- a CDS encoding dicarboxylate/amino acid:cation symporter, producing MAFFKLKLHWQILIALVLAIVAGLLAGREAALLGVSVYSIFDFIGQLFLNALKMLIVPLVVSSIIVGVSGIGGSRNLGRLGAKTIGYYVLTTLLAVLAGLFVVNLLQPGVVEGSAQEVFGLSAERAGFEAQFADKDAGDIVEVFLRMIPTNVVAAASAGQMLGLIFFSLLYGYYLTRIEGDHAKVQGDFWNGMFAIMMRITDLIMRFAPLGVFALVAKTVADSGIEVFGPLALFFLTVVAALGIHFFITLPLLLLLAGFNPLRHYQAMSAALLTAFSTASSSATLPLTMESLEKNAGVSNRTTSFVLPLGATVNMDGTALYECVAVIFIAQAYGIELGLATQITVVLLALTTSIGVAGIPAASLVAISIILAAVGLPLEGIGLILAVDRILDMMRTSVNVFGDSCGAVLIAKSEGEQGILQGPARG